TGAGTCGCACAAGACCACAGATTTTTTCTTCCGTGTCGGACAACAGAGGATATGCCCTTCGAAGTTTTTGTTGGAAGGTAGTATCGAGCATTTCTAAGGATTTTTTATCTCGGTATCGTGCATGGTGATTCGATAGATTCTTTTTGATCTTGCGTACAATCGCTTGCACGGACTTCTGTAGATCCACTGTGTCGGACGAATGGGTCAGGGCCTCAATGTGCGGGATTATCTCCTGTAAATAGCGATTCATCTCCGCAAGTTGGTCGTCGAAGACAAGCAGTTTATGTGCTTGGATACTGTTCTTAGCTTCAAGACTTTCTGATTTTCGTTGGTAGTATTGTTTGTCGGTACTTGCCATTTGCAGCGCCATTTTTGTGTCAGCGATTTGGCGTTCGTGTTTCAGTTTTTCAGCAAATAACGATTCCTTTGCTGCATCTAATAATTTGAAGTACTTAAGTGCTTCCGGGATGTCTCCAATGCCTTCATACCCTACAGAAAGGGCATAGAGGAGAGTACATCTTTCCTTGTTTTGCATGCCGTTCTCAAGCATTTGTTGTACCTGCAACAGGCAGTCTACACCTTCTTCGTATCGCTTGACATTTACTAAGTGAGACCCTTTTGCGAACAACACCATCCCCTTTGTATAGTAATCATTTGATGTTGTGGCCAATTCTACCGAAATTTCTATCTGAGACAAGGCTTCATCTGTTTTACCTTGCATCGCGAAAATATTGGCGATGTTTGCATGAGTCAAGGCTTGATAGTTGGAATGCCCCATTTGGATTTGAATATTCAGCGATCGTTCAAAGTATTCCAATGAAGTATCGAGTTCATTTTGCCTGCCATACAACTGACCAAGATTGCCTAGCGCTGCAGCCTGACGCTGTAAATTACCGAGTTCGGTACTGATATCCAGGTCGATAGTATGCGCCTCGGTGGCACTGTGGAATTCTTGTAAATCACTATAGATCCACCCAAGAGATGAATATACTTCTGCCTCCAATAATTTATCCGGCAAAGTCTCTAATAAGCGGAGCGCTGTTATGTTGAAGTCTTTTGCCCGAATATTGTCGGCGAGCAATTGGTATATACTGCCCAGATAATGATATGTCCTTGCAAGATGACTCGAAGGCTTATCCTCTTGCTGGTTCGCTAATGATATCTCCAGGCATTCAATCGCTTTTCTATATTCCCCTAATGATTTTAGGGGCTGCGACATTTCAGACAATGCTACAGCAAGACCGCAACGATCATTCAATGTTCGGTACGTATCACATATGATTTCATACGTTGCGACGGAGGCTTCGTGGTCGGAAAGTAAGTACTGTGATTTGGCAATGATTGAAAGTGCCGACAGTTTGAATGAATAATCTTTGGACTCTTGGATAAGTTGTACTGCGCTTTTACCATACTCCAGTGCCCGTACAGGATCAAGGGGAAGATGGAATTCACCTAGTTCAATGAGTGCAGATATTCGCTTTGAAGCAGATTTGACTTTCGATAGTCTTCGACGCAGGCTCTCTAGTGTTAATGCCATAGGAGATCAATGGGTGTTTTGTCTATTCCAATTCAGAA
This region of Bacteroidota bacterium genomic DNA includes:
- a CDS encoding tetratricopeptide repeat protein, whose protein sequence is MALTLESLRRRLSKVKSASKRISALIELGEFHLPLDPVRALEYGKSAVQLIQESKDYSFKLSALSIIAKSQYLLSDHEASVATYEIICDTYRTLNDRCGLAVALSEMSQPLKSLGEYRKAIECLEISLANQQEDKPSSHLARTYHYLGSIYQLLADNIRAKDFNITALRLLETLPDKLLEAEVYSSLGWIYSDLQEFHSATEAHTIDLDISTELGNLQRQAAALGNLGQLYGRQNELDTSLEYFERSLNIQIQMGHSNYQALTHANIANIFAMQGKTDEALSQIEISVELATTSNDYYTKGMVLFAKGSHLVNVKRYEEGVDCLLQVQQMLENGMQNKERCTLLYALSVGYEGIGDIPEALKYFKLLDAAKESLFAEKLKHERQIADTKMALQMASTDKQYYQRKSESLEAKNSIQAHKLLVFDDQLAEMNRYLQEIIPHIEALTHSSDTVDLQKSVQAIVRKIKKNLSNHHARYRDKKSLEMLDTTFQQKLRRAYPLLSDTEEKICGLVRLNLGSEQIADLLFCSKRTVDWHRSNIRKKMRIPNDTELHAYLESFFASKNPVSLS